A DNA window from Paenibacillus sp. HWE-109 contains the following coding sequences:
- a CDS encoding S-layer homology domain-containing protein: MKKTLSVVLTSAMALSMFSSVAFGKTSADFTDLKDLDAATQAKFDAMISAGIFDGVTDTTFGLKDEMNRAQFAKVAALIMGLDINKDLKTSSFTDVSVTDAANGYALPYIEALKTAGVTDGYAEGQYNPAGKVTKEQLATFLVRVLGQDAAAKDKTGKDATVSGWAQGYVALALELKLLANGTDGTFSGQANATRDLLLTGAYEAKQQYVPAGKIGITEAKAAGVYKVTVSFNKPVDTTKASLALTKGTLAVSATTTWSDDKKVATLTTDTKIGEGDYTVTLSGLDAATVAKSTATFKAQDEQLSKIDFINAGDTVAYSKNAVIKLKAVNQYGEAATAGTSSFTALVSGQTPASFKKDTDGNLIITADVTGSGISQGNGIVPVTVYFNNSSITVSKNFKVGTVPILSKIETGKVTYSNNGTKLAAADEKASIALNLFDQYGNPIVKGQFVNGEIAASNINPVITPYEQNLEVVKAGASFAASDFFDDNDNARVQVKLKAKVDKTADYTLNIYGGSSSATATISVGAANLATKVEFDTSAVTLAANDTDVYVPLNVTDANGKKLSAQDIVDNKDRFTFSATNGTGSIQETGADKGKLKLHFNAANTVGNKVYVTGQINQSQSNTFVQTSIPVQDARVAERITVTTEPGAKAIQGAGDEIVYQLKDQYGEDMDKMGANIPSANGQTSNYRIKVEVTTEGTGTNAVPKVSHAPTVVAGSPSNVTTYYYTNTQLADFNSGFDYTTTAGSEGKVTVKAVIEKAPNGGVVYSDYSSAVSRTMEAIKSDATLTYSIESVGTLFAAKDKLTTAVAAGETLTAGTSQFDKKLSVIAKDAAGNKVTLPLNYVNGISSSDPSVLSVATVTTGGVQDGYVLGNKAGKATLSAVVTTNKGETINLTQEVTVKDEAIAVDKLEAGQKTATYDASVTNAYSYFTKDADHQLKVTDRYGITYKNADIAKYSAVLGVQYTVSVTSGTGTVGINAQTGAITNPVPSTVKEFLITAIAPNGKSVQVLVAN, from the coding sequence ATGAAGAAAACATTATCCGTCGTTTTAACATCCGCCATGGCGCTTTCCATGTTCTCATCCGTAGCTTTTGGTAAAACATCCGCAGATTTCACGGATTTGAAAGATCTGGACGCAGCAACACAAGCGAAATTTGATGCGATGATCTCCGCTGGTATTTTTGACGGCGTAACTGACACCACATTCGGCTTGAAAGATGAAATGAACCGTGCACAATTCGCAAAAGTAGCGGCTTTAATTATGGGTCTGGATATTAACAAAGACCTGAAAACATCTTCGTTTACAGACGTTAGTGTAACCGACGCAGCCAATGGCTATGCACTTCCGTACATCGAAGCTTTGAAAACAGCAGGCGTGACAGACGGCTATGCCGAAGGTCAATACAACCCAGCTGGCAAAGTAACGAAAGAGCAATTAGCTACATTCTTGGTTCGTGTACTTGGTCAAGATGCCGCGGCGAAAGATAAAACAGGAAAAGACGCAACTGTATCTGGTTGGGCACAAGGCTATGTCGCTTTGGCACTTGAGTTGAAACTTCTAGCCAATGGCACAGACGGCACGTTCAGTGGTCAAGCGAATGCTACACGCGATCTGTTATTGACGGGTGCTTATGAAGCGAAACAACAATACGTACCAGCTGGTAAAATAGGTATCACAGAAGCGAAAGCAGCAGGCGTTTATAAAGTAACAGTTTCCTTTAACAAGCCGGTAGATACAACGAAAGCAAGCCTTGCGCTAACAAAAGGCACGCTAGCCGTTTCTGCTACAACAACATGGTCCGATGACAAAAAAGTAGCTACTCTGACAACCGACACAAAAATCGGTGAAGGTGACTACACAGTGACGCTTTCCGGTTTAGATGCAGCTACAGTAGCGAAATCAACAGCTACATTTAAAGCACAAGACGAGCAATTGAGCAAAATTGATTTCATCAATGCAGGTGACACGGTCGCTTACAGTAAAAATGCCGTAATTAAATTGAAAGCCGTGAACCAATACGGTGAAGCTGCAACGGCAGGTACATCCAGTTTTACAGCACTTGTATCTGGCCAAACGCCAGCTAGCTTCAAGAAAGATACAGATGGTAATCTGATCATTACAGCGGACGTAACGGGTTCCGGTATTTCGCAAGGTAACGGTATCGTTCCAGTAACGGTTTACTTCAATAACAGCAGCATTACCGTTTCGAAAAACTTCAAAGTCGGTACAGTACCGATTCTAAGCAAAATCGAAACAGGGAAAGTAACGTACTCCAATAACGGAACCAAATTGGCAGCTGCAGATGAAAAAGCTTCGATCGCCTTGAACTTGTTTGACCAATACGGCAACCCGATCGTGAAAGGTCAATTTGTAAATGGTGAAATCGCAGCAAGCAATATCAATCCTGTGATCACACCGTACGAGCAAAACCTGGAAGTCGTTAAAGCAGGCGCTTCATTTGCAGCTAGCGATTTCTTCGACGATAACGACAACGCTCGTGTACAAGTGAAATTGAAAGCCAAAGTAGACAAAACGGCTGATTATACGCTCAACATCTACGGTGGATCTTCATCCGCGACAGCAACAATCAGTGTGGGCGCGGCTAACTTAGCGACAAAAGTAGAGTTTGATACGTCTGCAGTAACTCTAGCGGCAAATGACACGGATGTGTATGTGCCACTTAACGTAACTGATGCAAATGGTAAAAAATTAAGTGCACAAGATATCGTGGATAATAAAGACCGCTTTACGTTTAGTGCCACGAACGGAACAGGCAGCATTCAAGAAACAGGTGCAGATAAAGGGAAATTGAAATTGCACTTTAACGCAGCTAATACCGTAGGCAACAAAGTGTATGTGACGGGCCAAATTAATCAATCTCAATCCAACACCTTTGTACAAACGAGTATCCCAGTACAAGACGCACGTGTTGCTGAACGCATTACCGTAACGACTGAACCAGGAGCCAAAGCGATCCAAGGAGCTGGCGACGAAATCGTCTACCAACTGAAAGATCAGTACGGTGAGGATATGGATAAGATGGGTGCAAACATTCCAAGTGCGAATGGTCAAACATCCAACTACCGGATTAAAGTAGAAGTCACAACAGAAGGTACGGGTACGAATGCCGTACCGAAAGTGAGTCATGCACCAACGGTTGTAGCGGGATCACCGTCGAACGTAACGACGTACTACTACACAAATACGCAATTGGCTGATTTCAACAGTGGATTTGACTACACAACAACAGCAGGATCTGAAGGTAAAGTAACAGTGAAAGCCGTGATTGAAAAAGCACCTAATGGCGGTGTTGTGTACTCGGATTATTCATCCGCAGTAAGCCGCACGATGGAAGCTATTAAATCGGATGCCACACTCACCTATTCCATTGAGTCCGTTGGTACTTTGTTTGCAGCGAAAGACAAATTAACAACAGCTGTAGCAGCGGGCGAAACATTGACAGCTGGTACAAGCCAATTTGATAAAAAGCTATCTGTCATTGCCAAAGATGCAGCAGGCAACAAAGTGACGCTACCTTTGAACTACGTGAATGGTATTTCCAGCTCAGATCCATCTGTCTTGTCTGTAGCGACGGTTACAACAGGTGGGGTACAAGATGGTTACGTGTTGGGTAACAAAGCAGGGAAAGCTACACTGTCTGCGGTTGTTACGACAAACAAAGGTGAGACGATTAACTTAACGCAAGAAGTGACGGTTAAAGATGAAGCGATCGCCGTAGATAAATTAGAAGCAGGTCAAAAAACAGCGACGTATGATGCTTCCGTAACGAATGCTTACAGCTACTTCACGAAAGACGCCGATCACCAATTGAAAGTAACGGATCGATACGGCATTACGTATAAAAATGCTGATATCGCGAAGTATAGTGCCGTGCTAGGTGTTCAATATACGGTATCTGTGACAAGTGGAACAGGAACCGTAGGAATTAACGCACAAACGGGTGCGATAACAAATCCAGTTCCGTCTACTGTAAAAGAGTTCTTGATTACAGCGATTGCACCGAACGGTAAATCCGTACAAGTGCTTGTAGCTAACTAA